The following are encoded together in the Pseudanabaena sp. FACHB-2040 genome:
- the fetB gene encoding iron export ABC transporter permease subunit FetB, whose translation MDGLIQLDFTRLLWAVGLMAVAIGLSSWQQLGLGWSLAIATLRTIVQLVAVGYFLAIVFAWRNPLAVLAVILVMLTIAAVVARNRISKKLSRLLPLIWASLLASTALTLAYTSLLVIRPETWYEPRYLVPLAGIILGNAMNAASIAGDRLHSTMQNSRVEIETHLSLGATPKQAIANYRREAVKAGLIPTLNAMMVVGIVTLPGIITGQLLSGVNPLDAALYQMLIMFILAFSTLLTAILVTYGLSRQCFNSAAQLVLP comes from the coding sequence GTGGATGGCCTGATTCAACTCGATTTTACCCGGCTGCTCTGGGCTGTCGGCTTGATGGCTGTGGCGATTGGCCTGTCTAGCTGGCAGCAGTTGGGCTTGGGCTGGAGCTTAGCGATCGCAACCCTACGAACCATTGTGCAGTTAGTAGCGGTGGGCTATTTCCTGGCCATTGTGTTTGCCTGGCGCAACCCGCTAGCGGTATTAGCGGTCATTTTAGTCATGCTGACTATTGCGGCGGTGGTGGCCCGCAACCGGATTAGCAAGAAACTGTCGCGGCTGCTGCCCCTGATCTGGGCCTCTCTACTGGCTAGTACGGCTCTCACTCTGGCCTACACGAGCCTGCTGGTGATTCGCCCTGAGACTTGGTACGAGCCGCGCTACCTAGTGCCGTTGGCCGGCATTATTTTAGGCAATGCCATGAATGCCGCCTCGATTGCCGGTGATCGACTGCACAGCACAATGCAGAATAGCCGAGTCGAAATCGAAACCCATCTCAGCCTGGGGGCCACTCCCAAGCAGGCCATTGCCAACTACCGCCGGGAAGCCGTTAAAGCCGGACTCATTCCCACCCTCAACGCCATGATGGTAGTGGGCATTGTCACGCTTCCTGGCATTATTACTGGGCAGCTGCTCAGCGGCGTCAACCCCCTAGATGCTGCCCTCTATCAGATGCTGATTATGTTCATTTTGGCTTTCTCCACGCTGCTCACAGCCATTCTGGTGACCTACGGGCTAAGTCGCCAGTGTTTTAATTCAGCAGCCCAGCTGGTGCTGCCCTAA
- the ribD gene encoding bifunctional diaminohydroxyphosphoribosylaminopyrimidine deaminase/5-amino-6-(5-phosphoribosylamino)uracil reductase RibD, translating to MQRCLELAQQAAGQTAPNPMVGSVIVQAGQPVGEGFHPGAGHPHAEVFAIQAAGDRTLGSTLYVNLEPCNHFGRTPPCTETVIQAGIHQVVVGMIDPDSRVAGSGVQRLREAGIEVIVGVEEAACQKLNEAFVHRVTQHAPLGILKYAMTLDGKIATTTGHSTWVTGPEARATVHRLRSTCDAVIVGGNTVRRDNPHLTTHGQSTHTPLRVVMSRALNLPTTAHLWQTEQAPTLVFTSEKASPQQQDALTHQGVEVLVLPDLKPRAVMAELYQRGCAAVLWECGGTLAAHAIADRSVQKVWAFIAPKIIGGVLAPSPVGNLHLHEMTDAIALQHLKWRAVGPDLLVEGYLNWPEPDYTS from the coding sequence ATGCAGCGCTGCTTGGAGCTGGCCCAGCAGGCCGCTGGGCAAACTGCGCCCAACCCTATGGTGGGTTCAGTCATTGTGCAGGCAGGGCAGCCAGTGGGAGAAGGCTTTCATCCGGGGGCAGGTCACCCCCATGCAGAAGTGTTTGCGATTCAGGCAGCAGGCGATCGCACGCTAGGCAGCACCCTCTACGTCAACCTAGAACCCTGCAACCACTTTGGCCGTACCCCGCCCTGCACCGAAACGGTAATTCAGGCAGGCATTCATCAGGTCGTCGTGGGTATGATCGACCCCGACTCTAGAGTGGCGGGCAGCGGCGTACAGCGGCTGCGCGAGGCCGGAATTGAGGTGATTGTCGGGGTTGAAGAAGCAGCCTGCCAAAAGCTCAATGAAGCGTTTGTGCATCGGGTCACCCAGCACGCTCCCCTAGGCATTCTTAAATATGCCATGACCCTAGACGGCAAAATTGCCACCACTACTGGGCACAGCACCTGGGTCACGGGGCCAGAGGCCAGAGCTACCGTGCACCGACTACGGTCGACCTGTGATGCGGTAATTGTCGGCGGCAACACCGTCCGGCGAGACAACCCCCACTTAACAACCCACGGCCAAAGCACCCACACGCCACTGCGTGTAGTCATGAGCCGCGCCTTAAACCTGCCCACCACCGCCCACCTGTGGCAGACCGAGCAGGCCCCGACCTTAGTCTTTACCAGCGAGAAGGCCAGCCCCCAACAGCAAGATGCGCTGACGCATCAGGGTGTAGAAGTTTTGGTTTTACCTGACCTAAAACCTCGCGCCGTAATGGCTGAGCTTTACCAGCGGGGCTGTGCGGCAGTGCTGTGGGAATGTGGTGGAACCCTAGCGGCCCATGCGATCGCAGATCGCAGCGTACAGAAAGTTTGGGCTTTCATTGCCCCTAAGATCATTGGGGGCGTGCTAGCTCCGTCTCCTGTCGGCAATCTCCACCTTCATGAAATGACCGACGCCATTGCCCTACAGCACCTGAAGTGGCGAGCCGTTGGCCCCGATCTATTAGTAGAGGGCTATCTCAACTGGCCCGAACCCGATTACACCTCCTGA
- a CDS encoding thioredoxin domain-containing protein: MSLSVNEQTFKREVLDSSVPVLVHFWAPWCGLCKMIAPLLNHFQSEWEGHILLVDINADENLRLANQFRLTTLPTLLFFENGEAFQRLDSFRGKDDLRQALDAFMRSRELQTYQAKGSWIHPYQEV, translated from the coding sequence ATGTCGCTCTCCGTTAATGAACAGACTTTTAAGAGGGAAGTCCTGGACTCGTCGGTGCCCGTTTTGGTGCACTTTTGGGCTCCCTGGTGTGGTCTCTGCAAGATGATTGCCCCGCTTCTGAATCATTTTCAGAGTGAGTGGGAAGGTCATATTCTTCTAGTCGACATCAACGCCGATGAAAACTTGCGCCTAGCCAACCAGTTTCGCCTGACAACCTTACCGACGCTCCTGTTTTTTGAGAACGGGGAAGCTTTTCAGCGGCTGGACAGCTTCCGGGGAAAGGATGATTTGCGTCAGGCGCTCGATGCCTTTATGCGCAGTCGAGAGCTGCAGACCTACCAGGCCAAAGGGTCCTGGATTCACCCCTATCAGGAGGTGTAA
- a CDS encoding NnrU family protein — translation MPDAAWLTPSHFVMLALLLGFAIAHSGLAALRPRGEALIGPRLYRVLFALVSIPFAVTLIVYFISHRYDGLRLWNAQGVPGMQSLVWGLSAVSFFFLYPATFNLLEVAAIEKPQVHLYETGIIRICRHPQMVGQVIWCVAHTVWLGTTFTLVTSLGLVAHHLFAVWHGDRRWHARYGEAFEAVKARTSIIPFWAIVQGKQQIKWQEFLRPSYLGVSAFVLGFWWAHPALVSWAQQFR, via the coding sequence CCAGCCACTTTGTGATGCTGGCGCTGTTGCTGGGGTTTGCGATCGCACATAGCGGCCTAGCAGCCCTGCGACCCCGAGGAGAAGCCCTAATAGGCCCCCGCCTCTACCGGGTACTGTTTGCCCTAGTCAGCATTCCCTTTGCCGTTACCCTGATTGTTTACTTCATCAGCCACCGCTACGATGGGCTGCGCTTATGGAATGCCCAAGGTGTACCTGGCATGCAGTCGCTGGTTTGGGGGCTGTCAGCGGTTTCATTCTTTTTCCTCTACCCAGCTACCTTCAACCTGTTAGAGGTAGCGGCCATTGAGAAGCCTCAGGTCCACCTCTATGAAACTGGCATTATCCGGATCTGTCGCCACCCTCAGATGGTAGGCCAGGTAATCTGGTGCGTGGCCCATACCGTCTGGCTGGGCACAACGTTCACGCTAGTGACGTCCCTAGGGCTGGTGGCTCACCATTTGTTTGCCGTGTGGCACGGCGATCGCCGCTGGCATGCCCGTTACGGTGAAGCCTTTGAAGCTGTCAAGGCCCGCACCTCCATTATTCCTTTCTGGGCAATTGTGCAGGGAAAACAGCAGATCAAGTGGCAGGAGTTTCTGCGGCCCTCCTATCTGGGAGTAAGCGCATTTGTCCTCGGTTTCTGGTGGGCTCATCCGGCCTTAGTTTCCTGGGCTCAGCAGTTTCGCTAG